Proteins co-encoded in one Ruegeria sp. HKCCD4315 genomic window:
- a CDS encoding aspartate aminotransferase family protein, whose translation MRARLQMGLPEEPTPLDDVYAEYQQNVAAFPMGNVHPRFWGWYMGASNFTGALGDFLAAVDGSNLGGGNTGAAQVEQQVVDWLKEIAGFPTTASGTLTSGGSVANLVGHTVIRNLAAGYDVRKEGIAGLKKPLRFYASDQVHSCHQKALEVLGLGAKALVEVASDERQRIRLDALEAAIAEDRANGLQPSCVIGTAGTTNTGAIDDLGAIADICEREGLWFHVDGCIGGVLRLAPDHAHLVDGIERAGSVAIDPHKWLHTPFEAGAVLIKNPEAHFATFEMHGPYLQLQDRGMIAGKFLADYGLELSRGFRALKIWMAFKEQGAAKFGRLIAKDISLARYMAGQVEAHPLLELFAPVDLNIVCFRHIAGDEEASKSLNTEIMLRLQERGLAVPSDTTVQGKHGLRCAFNNHRTQREDIDGFLKDLLQIAAEIDREQKS comes from the coding sequence GTGCGTGCCCGCCTGCAAATGGGTTTGCCAGAAGAACCAACACCACTGGACGACGTCTATGCCGAGTATCAACAAAACGTCGCGGCCTTCCCCATGGGCAATGTCCACCCTCGTTTCTGGGGCTGGTACATGGGCGCAAGCAACTTCACAGGTGCTTTGGGCGACTTTCTGGCCGCGGTAGACGGCAGCAACCTTGGCGGCGGCAACACAGGTGCGGCGCAGGTTGAACAACAAGTCGTCGATTGGCTTAAAGAGATTGCAGGCTTTCCTACAACCGCAAGCGGCACATTGACCAGCGGTGGATCTGTGGCAAACCTTGTAGGGCACACCGTAATTCGTAATCTTGCCGCTGGCTATGATGTTCGCAAAGAAGGCATCGCTGGATTGAAGAAGCCGTTGCGATTTTATGCGTCCGATCAGGTGCACAGTTGTCACCAAAAAGCATTGGAAGTCTTAGGTCTTGGCGCAAAAGCGTTGGTGGAGGTTGCCAGCGATGAACGTCAGCGGATTCGACTTGATGCGCTTGAAGCCGCGATCGCAGAAGATCGGGCAAACGGGCTGCAACCAAGTTGTGTTATTGGCACGGCTGGAACAACGAATACAGGCGCCATTGACGATCTGGGCGCCATTGCGGACATCTGTGAGCGCGAAGGCCTCTGGTTTCACGTTGACGGATGCATCGGTGGCGTGCTCCGGCTGGCTCCGGACCATGCGCACTTGGTCGACGGGATAGAGCGGGCAGGCTCAGTCGCTATTGATCCTCATAAATGGCTTCACACGCCCTTCGAAGCTGGCGCCGTGTTGATCAAGAACCCGGAAGCGCATTTCGCGACATTCGAGATGCACGGACCCTATCTGCAACTTCAGGATCGAGGAATGATTGCGGGCAAGTTTCTTGCTGACTATGGACTGGAACTCAGTCGCGGCTTCCGCGCGCTCAAGATCTGGATGGCGTTTAAAGAGCAAGGCGCTGCCAAGTTTGGTAGGCTCATCGCCAAGGACATTAGCCTTGCGAGGTACATGGCAGGGCAGGTTGAGGCGCATCCGCTTCTGGAATTGTTTGCACCGGTTGATCTCAACATCGTTTGTTTTCGACATATTGCTGGGGATGAGGAGGCATCGAAATCCCTCAATACTGAAATAATGCTGCGACTACAGGAGCGCGGCCTCGCCGTGCCTTCGGACACTACGGTTCAAGGCAAACACGGCCTACGTTGTGCCTTTAACAATCATCGTACACAGCGTGAAGATATCGATGGTTTCCTCAAAGACTTGCTACAAATCGCAGCGGAAATCGACCGTGAACAAAAGTCTTAA